From the genome of Bacteroidota bacterium:
ATGATTTACCCAAACGGTCTATCTCATCGTACCCGGAGGGGGTCATATGTTGTGAGAAATTTCCTTGAACTACCTGTTGAAACGTGTTCGCCATTTTTTCAATCGGCCTTGTCACAATCACCGTCATAATATAGACAAGGATTAATCCGGTAAGAAATATCAACCCGCTGATCAACGCAATGGTATCTTTTGTTTCATTAATCTCTAGGAAAATACTGTCGAGGGCAAATCCGACATAGATAGAACCAACAATATTTGCTTCAAATTTAATCGGCACCTTTGTCATCAGGATCCGGCGTTCGGGAACAATAACTCCGTTCTCAGTCGCCTCCAAATATTTACAACCGATTGCCGCTTCAACGTTGTGCCCTGCAATCAATTCTTGTTTGTCATTCACAAGCATGATAAAGCTGAGATCACTATTATGCCTGATCGATTCAAAAACATTTTCTATTCCTTCTTTATCATTGACGTACAAGGGCATCGCAACACTCACCGCCGAAAGTTCTGCGATGGAGATCGCTTTATTTCTGGCAGATGTCAATGCTTGTTCATTGTATTTCTGAGGGAAATAAATAAAGATGAAAAGAGAAAGCGCGCCAATTGCTGCTGAGAAATACACATACAGTCGAAAGCGCAGCGAGGTGTGGAAACGAAATGGAAAAATATTTCCCATATTATGAAAAAATCCAATTCGTCCAATTCGTATAGAACGGTAACAACATAAACAACGTCATATTATCATTTTGCTTTTAGAATATTGATTGCACATTTTGATACAAGTTCTAAAATAATTTTAGGCTAAACAAATGAAAAATGCATTCTTTTTAATTATCGTACTCCCCTGTTTCCTTACTTGTCAGCACTGGATCCGAACAAATCTGTTAGGGTATACTCCCGAGTCCCGCAAATTTGCCGTTTTTGTGAGCAAAGATACATCGACAAATGTTTCGTCATTTACGCTGCACGATGCTTTGACTGATGAAATAGTTTACACTTCGTCAAATACAATGAGTTATGGCGCTTATGGACCATTTTTAAGTACGTATCGATTAAATTTTTCTTCTTTCAAACAATTTGGATCTTTCTATATATCAGTTGATAATGTCCGTTCACCGGTCTTTAAGGTGGCCAGAGATATCTATAATGGAACTGCTGATTTTCTTTTGAATTACATGCGGCAGCAGAGGAGCGGTTACAATCCTTATTTGAAAGATTCGTGCCACACAAATGATGGATTTATCATCTATCATCCCTCTCTCGACTCCACCCACATTGATGTCTCCGGTGGGTGGCACGACGCTTCGGATTATCTTCAATATGTCACCACGTCGGCTACTGCGGTATATCACTTGCTGTTCGCCTATACACAACATCCCAAATCATTCGGGGATGAATTCGGTATAAACGGAGTAAAAGGAAAAAATGGAATTCCCGATATCCTTGATGAAGCAAAGTGGGGTTTGGATTGGCTTGTGAAGATGAATCCGCAGCCGGAAATGTTTTTTAATCAAATTGCCGACGATCGGGATCATCGCGGTTTTCGATTGCCGACGGAAGACACCGTACATTACGGCAAAGGAAAAGAGCGTCCCGTTTATTTTATCTCAGGACAACCGCAAGGAATATATCAGCATAAGAACAGAACAACTGGCGTTGCATCGACTGTTGCAAAATTCTCTTCATCGTTTGCACTTGGCTCCGAAGTGTTGCAACAATATTATCCTACTTTTGCCGATAAATTAAAAACAAAATCGTTGGAAGCGTACGAATTTGCAAAGAAATTTCCGGGAGTATCACAGACCGCTCCCTGCAGGGCACCTTACTTTTACGAGGAAGACAACTGGGTGGATGATATGGAATTGGCAGCTGCTCAGTTATTTACAATTCAGGGATCAAAAAACTATTTAGACGATGCCATATATTTTGGCAAGCAGGAAAAAACGACTCCTTGGCTCGGCGCAGATACGGCCAGACATTACCAATGGTATCCGTTCGTAAATATTGGACATTCTCTTATTGCACATCAATCTATAAAACACTCTAAACAGTTCGCAGATTTTTTGTGCGACGGCATTGAAAAAGTGTATCAAAAAGGAAACTCGAATGCCTTTCAGATAGGTATCCCATTCATCTGGTGTTCCAATAATCTTATCAGTTCGTTCCTGACACAATTATATCTTTTTCGATCACTCTCACATGATTCATCTTATATCGAGATGGAATCATCGTTGCGCGATTGGTTATTTGGATGTAATCCTTGGGGAACAAGCATGATCGTCGGACTCCCCTCGTTTGCAGACACACCGGTTGATCCACACTCTGCATTGACACATGTCTATCAATATCCCATTAATGGCGGTCTCATTGATGGTCCGGTACGAGCATCAATTTTTGATCAGCATAAAAAATACATCAAACTGACAAAAGCTGATCCGTATGCTGAATTTCAATCTGATCTTGCCGTCTATCATGATGATTGGGGAGATTATACAAATAACGAACCGACAATGGATGGCACAGCAAGTTTAACGATGTATCTTTCATCATTGGAAGAATCACTGCCTGTTTTGAATAACCAGAATCAAATCCAACTTGGCGGGATTGCAAGAATGGATACGACAGCGAAGGAGATTTATCTTATTTTTACCGGACATGAATTTGCCGATGGGGGGAAACAGATTGCAAATGCTCTGCGAAAGAATAAAGTGAAAGCCTCATTTTTCTTTACTGGTGATTTTTATCGACAAAAGAAATTTGTCTCTACCATTAAACAATTAAAGAAAGAGGGACATTATCTTGGGGCTCATTCGGACAAGCATCTGCTCTATGCGTCGTGGGAAAAACGTGATTCACTGCATGTTACAAAGGAACAATTTAATAATGATGTGAAAAATAATTATAAAGCGATGAAGGCATTTGGCATACATTCATCTGCTGCTCCTTATTTTCTTCCTCCGTATGAGTGGTATAACCAGACTATTTCAGACTGGACAAATGAGCTTGGATTGCAATTAATTAATTTTACACCTGGCACTTCATCCAATGCAGACTATACTACTCCCGATATGCCAAATTACATATCAACAGATTCTATTTTCAGTCGCATTTTACGGTATGAGTCTAATAACTCATCGGGACTAAACGGTTTTCTACTTCTCTCGCATATCGGAACCAGTGAAAAACGAAGTGATAAATTCTATGCTAAACTTGAAGCATTAATTGTGCAGTTAAAAAAACGTGGATATACGTTCAAAAGATTGTGATCAATGGGATTCCGGTTATTTTACGACATAATCCATTTGCCTAAGCTTTTTTGATACATTTTCACGCTGATCTCCTTGGATCTCAATTGTTCCATTCTTCACCGTTCCTCCCGCACCGCAATGTTGTTTCAAAATACGCGCGATCTCTTCCATCGTATCCGGATTATGCTGCAATCCTGAAATAACAGTAACACTCTTTCCTTTGCGTCCAGCCGTCTCGAGCGTAACACGGAGAGTATTTCCCTTTCCTGAATGAATCTTTTTTGTCGAAAGTTTCTCTGCGTGTAATTTTTCTCTTTCCGAATCGGAAAGTAATTGTTCAAGATCTGCTAACGATTGGAGTTTCATTTCGATTTTGCCTCCATCCTCTTTTTCGTTTTTGTGGTAGGTTCTGCTTCTAACGGATTTTCCGGCCAATAATGTTTGGGATACTGTCCCCGCATATCTTTTCTTACATCAATATAAGCGTTCTTCCAAAAACTCGGAAGATCTTGTGTTACGGCAATCGGTCGTCTGGCAGGCGAAAGTAAATGCAACAATACTTTTATTCGTCCACCACCGACCGTTGGTGTTTTTGTTTCGCCAAACATCTCCTGCAATCGAACAGCCAGGATCGGTTGTTCTCCTGAATAATCTATTGGAATATGCGATCCTGTTGGGACAGTGAGATGAGTCGGCACAAGATGATCGAGCTCTTTTAATTGTTCATAAACAAAAAGCGAACGCAATACTTCAACCATGTCGAGGTTCAACAATTGAGACTTGCGGGTTATTCCGTCAAGAAACGGAGCAAGCCAATCTTGCACTGATGAAAGGAGATTTTCATCTGAAAGATTGACCCAGTTCTGAATCAGTTTATTTTTTCGTAACCATTCGCTCCTGAATCGAAGCGATTCAGA
Proteins encoded in this window:
- a CDS encoding glycoside hydrolase family 9 protein; translated protein: MKNAFFLIIVLPCFLTCQHWIRTNLLGYTPESRKFAVFVSKDTSTNVSSFTLHDALTDEIVYTSSNTMSYGAYGPFLSTYRLNFSSFKQFGSFYISVDNVRSPVFKVARDIYNGTADFLLNYMRQQRSGYNPYLKDSCHTNDGFIIYHPSLDSTHIDVSGGWHDASDYLQYVTTSATAVYHLLFAYTQHPKSFGDEFGINGVKGKNGIPDILDEAKWGLDWLVKMNPQPEMFFNQIADDRDHRGFRLPTEDTVHYGKGKERPVYFISGQPQGIYQHKNRTTGVASTVAKFSSSFALGSEVLQQYYPTFADKLKTKSLEAYEFAKKFPGVSQTAPCRAPYFYEEDNWVDDMELAAAQLFTIQGSKNYLDDAIYFGKQEKTTPWLGADTARHYQWYPFVNIGHSLIAHQSIKHSKQFADFLCDGIEKVYQKGNSNAFQIGIPFIWCSNNLISSFLTQLYLFRSLSHDSSYIEMESSLRDWLFGCNPWGTSMIVGLPSFADTPVDPHSALTHVYQYPINGGLIDGPVRASIFDQHKKYIKLTKADPYAEFQSDLAVYHDDWGDYTNNEPTMDGTASLTMYLSSLEESLPVLNNQNQIQLGGIARMDTTAKEIYLIFTGHEFADGGKQIANALRKNKVKASFFFTGDFYRQKKFVSTIKQLKKEGHYLGAHSDKHLLYASWEKRDSLHVTKEQFNNDVKNNYKAMKAFGIHSSAAPYFLPPYEWYNQTISDWTNELGLQLINFTPGTSSNADYTTPDMPNYISTDSIFSRILRYESNNSSGLNGFLLLSHIGTSEKRSDKFYAKLEALIVQLKKRGYTFKRL
- a CDS encoding translation initiation factor; translated protein: MKLQSLADLEQLLSDSEREKLHAEKLSTKKIHSGKGNTLRVTLETAGRKGKSVTVISGLQHNPDTMEEIARILKQHCGAGGTVKNGTIEIQGDQRENVSKKLRQMDYVVK